In Gossypium arboreum isolate Shixiya-1 chromosome 5, ASM2569848v2, whole genome shotgun sequence, a single genomic region encodes these proteins:
- the LOC108488369 gene encoding mitochondrial import inner membrane translocase subunit TIM10-like: MAANTTPAGIEKEQAFGMAETEMEYRVELFNRLGQTCFNKCVDKRYKESELNMGENSCIDRCVSKYWQVNSMIGQMLSAGGRPPM, from the exons ATGGCTGCCAACACCACCCCAGCTGGAATAGAAAAAGAGCAG GCCTTCGGCATGGCGGAAACGGAGATGGAATATAGGGTAGAACTCTTCAACAG GCTTGGACAAACATGTTTCAACAAGTGTGTTGACAAAAG GTACAAGGAGTCTGAGCTAAACATGGGTGAAAATAGTTGCATTGATCGCTGTGTTTCAAAGTATTGGCAG GTGAATAGCATGATTGGGCAGATGCTGAGTGCTGGAGGTAGGCCTCCAATGTAA
- the LOC108487025 gene encoding serine/threonine-protein kinase BSK5, whose amino-acid sequence MGARCSKLSLCWWPSNLKSNLNDSSDLENGEEALPGFSEYSLDQLRAATAGFSTDNIVSEHGEKAPNVVYRGTLDEDRLIAVKRFNRSAWPDPRQFLEEARAVGHLRSDRLANLIGCCCEGDERLLVAEFMPNETLSKHLFHWENQHMKWPMRLRVALYLAQALEYCSSRGRALYHDLNAYRILFDQDGNPRLSSFGLMKNSRDGKSYSTNLAFTPPEYLRTGRVIPESVVYSFGTLLLDLLSGKHIPPSHALDLIRGKNFLMLMDSCLEGQFSNDDGTELVRLASRCLQYEPRERPNVKSLVTALTPLQKETEVPSHVLMGIPHGTASSKQTMVLTPLGEACSRMDLTAIHEILEKIGYKDDEGIANELSFQMWTDQIQETLNSKKRGDTAFRAKDFGTAIECYTHFIDGGTMISPTVFARRCLCYLMNNMAQEALGDAMQAQVISPEWPTAFYLQAAALFSLGMDNDAQETLKDGTNLEAKKHRN is encoded by the exons ATGGGAGCTCGTTGCTCCAAACTTTCACTTTGCTGGTGGCCGTCAAATCTCAAGTCAAACCTCAACGACTCCTCCGATCTCG AGAATGGGGAGGAAGCGTTACCTGGATTCAGCGAGTACAGCTTGGACCAATTAAGAGCTGCCACAGCAGGTTTCTCAACGGACAACATTGTATCGGAGCATGGAGAAAAAGCTCCCAATGTAGTTTACCGAGGGACCCTCGACGAGGATCGTTTGATTGCTGTTAAACGCTTCAACAGATCGGCTTGGCCTGATCCTCGACAGTTCCTC GAAGAAGCGAGAGCAGTTGGGCACTTAAGAAGCGATCGGTTGGCCAATTTGATTGGTTGTTGCTGTGAAGGAGATGAGAGATTGTTAGTAGCTGAGTTTATGCCTAATGAGACTCTCTCTAAGCATCTTTTCCACT GGGAAAATCAGCATATGAAATGGCCGATGAGGCTGAGAGTCGCATTATATCTAGCACAGGCACTTGAATATTGCAGTAGTAGAGGGAGAGCGTTATACCATGACCTTAATGCTTATAGAATCTTGTTTGATCAG GATGGTAATCCCAGACTCTCTAGCTTTGGCCTTATGAAGAACAGCAGAGACGGAAAAAGTTATAGTACAAACTTGGCTTTCACCCCTCCAGAATACCTAAGGACAG GAAGGGTTATCCCGGAGAGTGTGGTTTACAGTTTTGGCACCCTTTTGCTTGATCTTCTCAGTGGCAAGCATATACCACCAAGCCAT GCACTGGACCTAATACGGGGAAAAAACTTTTTGATGCTGATGGACTCATGCCTGGAGGGTCAATTTTCAAATGATGATGGAACTGAGTTAGTGCGGTTAGCTTCACGCTGTTTGCAGTATGAGCCTCGTGAGAGGCCAAATGTGAAATCTCTTGTAACTGCTCTTACCCCACTTCAGAAAGAAACCGAG GTACCGTCACATGTTTTGATGGGCATTCCACATGGAACGGcatcttcaaagcaaacaatgGTACTAACACCTTTGGGAGAAGCCTGCTCAAGAATGGATCTTACTGCAATACACGAAATATTAGAGAAGATCGGATACAAAGATGATGAggggattgcaaatgag CTTTCTTTCCAAATGTGGACAGATCAAATACAGGAGACTCTGAATTCCAAAAAACGTGGAGATACTGCTTTCCGAGCAAAAGATTTTGGAACAGCCATTGAATGCTACACTCAT TTCATTGATGGGGGCACGATGATATCACCAACCGTGTTTGCTAGACGCTGCTTATGCTACTTGATGAACAACATGGCACAAGAAGCACTTGGAGATGCTATGCAAGCACAGGTAATATCTCCAGAGTGGCCGACAGCATTTTATCTCCAAGCTGCCGCCCTGTTTAGCCTTGGGATGGACAACGATGCACAGGAAACCCTGAAAGATGGTACGAATTTGGAAGCCAAAAAACATAGAAACTGA
- the LOC108489465 gene encoding uncharacterized protein LOC108489465 has product MLPQASYRANMQARFKPEKPNLSYADLHQKIADGGKGVSVESSLKYKKQNADIKANEEDELVKYMSKLPSYLERGVNPQEKVLNVGVLEWGRLEKWQCSHKQILHRSSISSPSSNTSSSFLTDESSALSSIGHSSSPARQRLRRPSLQSHLMSDSVEGHLPFDKPTRVTTGKFQDPKASESSSFNAWGKFLREDKSFCKTNPRFKLEKCMRREMVPKIDSAGSTVPNGVKDNVASYDKVEMKNQVGEVMKKAEKLQEVLPIGAKLDVAEKGNAVVFLLPRDLPKTNHSGAGNLSNLTMNSSKKRAEPSQRTFLETSKEVHHAAVSSNFHLSGLLPCELDGSRRPQIKVTGLDANGNKVISERSRSVPRATRIESNSSRSRNLEERKPNATLVKTFANEACRGSDPKGSKVASEKVRSTSPFRRFSFSIGKTGKISGSKEGSSIPQAGLTCSSGKSDLQNPVSSGVDTSCSDKLNAKSRAKSSPLRRLLDPLLKPKAVNCRNFTNQLQDSILAEGACKSSEQLRHSALSMQSAKVKSDTASHCTINANDSAQSKKNESSPVQALLRVQVKNGLPLFTFAVDNESNILAATLKMLSASGKGDYGCIYTFFAIQEIRKKNGRWINQGKGKGQDYVPNVVAQMKVSGSEFSHFSRPYVDQFSIREFVLLTLDVEQENPQASDFQPNDEQAAIVVKIPKRNKRSSIRDGYLIDKHNNLHEAALKECLPEAKPDFDSGKKCPFMGSQDISPTVILPSGVHSLPNKGEPSSLIQRWKSGGACDCGGWDLGCKLRILSNNSQFSQWSSSLKGSSVSNQFELFFQGGEQDKKPFFSLAPFRDGIYSVEFNSSLSHMQAFSICIAVWDSRKHCELSESEPFTSSQERTLGETILNERINAPNPLQGETAARYVQYPPVSPVGRV; this is encoded by the exons ATGTTGCCCCAAGCTAGCTATAGGGCAAACATGCAAGCCAGATTTAAACCTGAAAAGCCTAATTTGTCATATGCTGATCTTCATCAAAAGATTGCTGACGGTGGAAAAGGGGTGTCAGTTGAATCTTCATTGAAGTACAAAAAACAAAATGCTGATATCAAGGCAAATGAAGAAGATGAGCTTGTGAAGTATATGTCAAAGCTACCAAGTTACCTGGAGAGAGGAGTGAACCCCCAAGAAAAAGTTTTAAATGTTGGGGTCCTTGAGTGGGGGCGCCTTGAAAAATGGCAATGTAGCCATAAACAGATCTTACATAGAAGTAGTATCTCTTCCCCCAGCAGCAACACATCTTCCTCGTTTTTAACAGATGAATCATCAGCACTTTCCAGCATAGGTCATAGTTCATCTCCTGCCCGTCAAAGGTTACGACGGCCTTCACTGCAATCTCATCTGATGTCAGACTCCGTAGAAGGCCATTTGCCATTTGACAAACCTACCAGGGTAACTACTGGAAAGTTTCAAGATCCCAAGGCTTCCGAGAGCAGCAGCTTCAATGCTTGGGGAAAGTTCCTGAGAGAAGATAAATCTTTTTGCAAGACTAATCCACGATTCAAGCTTGAAAAATGCATGAGAAGAGAAATGGTCCCAAAGATTGATTCAGCGGGTTCAACTGTGCCAAATGGGGTAAAAGATAATGTGGCATCATATGACAAGGTGGAAATGAAGAACCAAGTTGGTGAAGTTATGAAGAAAGCTGAGAAGTTACAAGAAGTTCTTCCAATTGGGGCTAAACTAGATGTTGCTGAAAAAGGAAATGCAGTTGTCTTCCTTTTGCCAAGAGATTTGCCCAAAACGAATCATTCAGGAGCAGGCAATCTTTCTAATTTAACAATGAATTCAAGTAAAAAAAGAGCAGAACCTAGTCAGAGGACATTCCTTGAAACATCTAAAGAGGTCCATCATGCAGCAGTCAGCTCCAATTTCCATCTTTCAGGCCTATTGCCTTGTGAGCTTGATGGCAGTAGACGTCCCCAGATTAAAGTGACAGGTTTAGATGCAAATGGTAACAAAGTAATATCAGAAAGATCTCGTTCTGTGCCTCGTGCGACAAGGATTGAAAGTAATTCTTCAAGAAGCAGAAATCTAGAGGAGAGAAAGCCAAATGCAACGTTGGTAAAGACTTTTGCAAATGAGGCTTGCAGAGGATCAGACCCGAAAGGAAGCAAGGTTGCTTCTGAAAAAGTACGAAGCACTTCACCTTTCCGTCGTTTTAGCTTCAGCATAGGCAAGACAGGCAAAATTTCTGGGTCTAAAGAGGGTTCTTCTATACCTCAGGCAGGCTTAACTTGTAGTTCTGGAAAATCTGATTTACAGAATCCTGTTTCTTCTGGTGTTGATACTTCTTGTAGTGACAAGCTCAATGCTAAAAGCAGAGCCAAGTCCAGCCCTTTGAGAAGACTATTAGACCCACTTCTGAAACCAAAGGCAGTTAACTGTCGCAATTTTACCAACCAATTACAGGACTCAATATTAGCAGAAGGTGCTTGTAAATCATCAGAACAGCTAAGACATTCAGCCTTGTCCATGCAGTCGGCCAAAGTGAAATCAGACACAGCCAGCCATTGCACAATAAATGCAAATGATTCGGCACAAAGCAAAAAGAATGAATCTTCACCAGTTCAAGCTCTTCTCAGAGTTCAAGTTAAGAATGGGTTGCCTTTGTTCACATTTGCCGTGGATAATGAGAGTAACATTCTTGCAGCTACATTGAAGATGCTGAGTGCCTCAGGGAAGGGTGATTATGGGTGCATTTACACATTCTTTGCCATTCAAGAAATCAGGAAAAAGAATGGACGGTGGATAAATCAGGGCAAAGGCAAAGGTCAGGATTATGTCCCAAATGTTGTTGCCCAGATGAAGGTCTCTGGTTCAGAGTTTTCTCATTTTTCCAGGCCATATGTGGATCAGTTTAGCATCAGAGAATTTGTTCTTCTTACCTTGGATGTAGAACAGGAAAATCCACAAGCATCAGATTTCCAGCCAAACGATGAGCAGGCAGCTATTGTTGTCAAGATCCCAAAAAGGAACAAAAGAAGCTCAATCAGAGATGGGTATCTGATTGATAAGCATAATAACTTGCATGAGGCTGCATTGAAAGAGTGTCTGCCGGAGGCGAAACCTGATTTTGATTCTGGGAAAAAGTGTCCATTTATGGGCAGTCAAGACATTAGTCCTACGGTCATACTTCCAAGTGGTGTACACAGCCTGCCAAATAAAGGAGAACCTTCATCACTGATCCAACGATGGAAATCAGGAGGAGCATGTGACTGTGGTGGTTGGGATTTAGGTTGCAAACTTCGGATTCTTTCTAATAACAGCCAATTCAGCCAGTGGTCTAGTTCGTTGAAAGGTTCTTCAGTCTCTAATCAGTTTGAACTTTTCTTTCAG GGAGGAGAGCAAGACAAGAAGCCGTTTTTCAGCTTGGCCCCTTTCAGAGATGGGATCTATTCAGTTGAGTTCAATTCTTCTCTTTCACATATGCAAGCATTCTCCATTTGTATAGCAGTCTGGGATAGTAGGAAACACTGTGAGCTTTCAGAATCAGAACCATTTACGTCTTCTCAAGAAAGAACTTTGGGGGAAACCATATTAAACGAGAGAATAAATGCCCCTAATCCTCTGCAAGGTGAGACTGCTGCTAGATATGTGCAATATCCCCCCGTTTCCCCGGTTGGAAGGGTCTAA